The following are from one region of the Nicotiana tomentosiformis chromosome 7, ASM39032v3, whole genome shotgun sequence genome:
- the LOC104094016 gene encoding probable E3 ubiquitin-protein ligase HIP1 isoform X1 encodes MGHRNLFNMSQIFETEDDQRWNLPEQPPLSFARAGAPESSNLVYPVDNMSIDGTHHSAQGSYASRPSGYSSSNQNMEIPHCQPQVQGPLHDPFLHSGTGGFHMIHESYPHQASSSTHGGQTYHGVDGGLVDLTMGSGRGRYKRKSPGIPAGGESGSTSRYFDAGSSSDIPSDSWHEKQNPDSHYTTWGLHPSYRGNNLSIGGEGSQRNVRSRSAFDLQSNVGRAHITSNPSHHSNSSRTTTDYCSSVNYLAPSSNSSTREWNHAVMPPAVTHGRNFSSAADTGFYCYDMNHYDMVTGNISTSLEMGSYHNDFTPNRSSLPQHLPGNLQSSRGVRSSYIQRSSPSFRTSSSYLRHGHVGTSDDASQLFAEGYSSRHSRPLSTLGPRSSDRNGRTRISSDRYRSLAGEAGFREQLASEGVIIPDRSTLYGSRSLFDQHRDMRLDIDNMGYEELLALGERIGHVNTGLSEELISKCMTESIYCSSDQIHEEGTCVICLEEYVNMDDVGSLKSCSHDFHVGCIRRWLSMKNSCPICKKTALDDDMKEK; translated from the exons ATGGGGCACAGAAATTTATTCAACATGTCTCAGATATTTGAGACAGAAGATGATCAGAGATGGAATCTTCCAGAGCAGCCACCTTTGTCTTTCG CACGGGCTGGTGCTCCTGAAAGCAGTAATCTTGTTTATCCAGTGGACAATATGTCAATCGACGGGACACACCATTCTGCTCAGGGGAGTTATGCCTCCAGGCCAAGTGGATATTCTTCCTCGAATCAAAATATGGAAATTCCACACTGTCAGCCACAGGTTCAAGGTCCTCTTCATGATCCTTTTCTGCATTCAGGTACTGGAGGTTTTCATATGATCCATGAGAGTTATCCACATCAAGCATCTTCATCAACCCATGGAGGTCAGACGTATCATGGGGTGGATGGTGGCCTCGTTGACCTCACAATGGGCAGCGGGAGAGGGCGATACAAACGTAAGAGTCCTGGTATACCCGCAGGTGGCGAAAGTGGTAGTACGAGCAGATACTTCGATGCTGGCAGTTCATCTGATATCCCTTCTGACTCTTGGCATGAGAAACAAAATCCAGACTCTCATTACACGACTTGGGGTTTACATCCTAGTTACAGAGGTAATAATCTGTCTATTGGAGGTGAAGGTTCTCAAAGGAATGTAAGAAGCAGATCTGCATTTGATCTGCAAAGTAATGTGGGAAGGGCACATATAACAAGTAATCCTTCACATCACTCTAACAGCAGTAGAACAACCACTGATTATTGTAGTTCAGTGAACTATCTAGCTCCAAGTTCTAATTCTTCAACAAGGGAATGGAACCATGCAGTCATGCCCCCTGCTGTCACTCATGGGAGGAATTTCTCTTCTG CTGCAGATACAGGCTTCTATTGTTATGATATGAACCACTACGATATGGTAACTGGCAATATATCTACCTCTCTGGAGATGGGGAGTTACCACAATGATTTCACCCCAAACAGAAGTTCCCTTCCTCAACATTTGCCTGGCAACTTGCAATCTTCGAGGGGAGTCCGAAGTAGCTACATTCAAAGATCTTCCCCTTCTTTCAGGACTTCGTCAAGCTATTTGCGCCATGGGCATGTTGGTACTTCAGATGACGCATCACAGTTGTTTGCTGAAGGTTACTCCTCAAGACATTCACGTCCATTGTCTACTCTAGGACCACGCAGTAGTGACCGAAATGGGAGAACTAGGATATCTAGTGATAGGTACAGATCATTGGCTGGTGAGGCAGGTTTTCGTGAGCAACTTGCATCTGAG GGTGTTATTATTCCAGATCGCTCTACTTTATACGGATCCAGAAGCCTGTTTGATCAGCATAGGGACATGAGACTTGATATTGACAACATGGGCTATGAG GAACTTCTTGCACTTGGAGAAAGAATTGGTCACGTCAATACTGGCTTGTCGGAGGAGCTGATTTCAAAGTGCATGACCGAGTCAATTTATTGCTCCTCTGACCAAATTCATGAGGAAGGAACTTGTGTTATCTGTTTG
- the LOC104094016 gene encoding probable E3 ubiquitin-protein ligase HIP1 isoform X2 has protein sequence MGHRNLFNMSQIFETEDDQRWNLPEQPPLSFARAGAPESSNLVYPVDNMSIDGTHHSAQGSYASRPSGYSSSNQNMEIPHCQPQVQGPLHDPFLHSGTGGFHMIHESYPHQASSSTHGGQTYHGVDGGLVDLTMGSGRGRYKRKSPGIPAGGESGSTSRYFDAGSSSDIPSDSWHEKQNPDSHYTTWGLHPSYRGNNLSIGGEGSQRNVRSRSAFDLQSNVGRAHITSNPSHHSNSSRTTTDYCSSVNYLAPSSNSSTREWNHAVMPPAVTHGRNFSSDTGFYCYDMNHYDMVTGNISTSLEMGSYHNDFTPNRSSLPQHLPGNLQSSRGVRSSYIQRSSPSFRTSSSYLRHGHVGTSDDASQLFAEGYSSRHSRPLSTLGPRSSDRNGRTRISSDRYRSLAGEAGFREQLASEGVIIPDRSTLYGSRSLFDQHRDMRLDIDNMGYEELLALGERIGHVNTGLSEELISKCMTESIYCSSDQIHEEGTCVICLEEYVNMDDVGSLKSCSHDFHVGCIRRWLSMKNSCPICKKTALDDDMKEK, from the exons ATGGGGCACAGAAATTTATTCAACATGTCTCAGATATTTGAGACAGAAGATGATCAGAGATGGAATCTTCCAGAGCAGCCACCTTTGTCTTTCG CACGGGCTGGTGCTCCTGAAAGCAGTAATCTTGTTTATCCAGTGGACAATATGTCAATCGACGGGACACACCATTCTGCTCAGGGGAGTTATGCCTCCAGGCCAAGTGGATATTCTTCCTCGAATCAAAATATGGAAATTCCACACTGTCAGCCACAGGTTCAAGGTCCTCTTCATGATCCTTTTCTGCATTCAGGTACTGGAGGTTTTCATATGATCCATGAGAGTTATCCACATCAAGCATCTTCATCAACCCATGGAGGTCAGACGTATCATGGGGTGGATGGTGGCCTCGTTGACCTCACAATGGGCAGCGGGAGAGGGCGATACAAACGTAAGAGTCCTGGTATACCCGCAGGTGGCGAAAGTGGTAGTACGAGCAGATACTTCGATGCTGGCAGTTCATCTGATATCCCTTCTGACTCTTGGCATGAGAAACAAAATCCAGACTCTCATTACACGACTTGGGGTTTACATCCTAGTTACAGAGGTAATAATCTGTCTATTGGAGGTGAAGGTTCTCAAAGGAATGTAAGAAGCAGATCTGCATTTGATCTGCAAAGTAATGTGGGAAGGGCACATATAACAAGTAATCCTTCACATCACTCTAACAGCAGTAGAACAACCACTGATTATTGTAGTTCAGTGAACTATCTAGCTCCAAGTTCTAATTCTTCAACAAGGGAATGGAACCATGCAGTCATGCCCCCTGCTGTCACTCATGGGAGGAATTTCTCTTCTG ATACAGGCTTCTATTGTTATGATATGAACCACTACGATATGGTAACTGGCAATATATCTACCTCTCTGGAGATGGGGAGTTACCACAATGATTTCACCCCAAACAGAAGTTCCCTTCCTCAACATTTGCCTGGCAACTTGCAATCTTCGAGGGGAGTCCGAAGTAGCTACATTCAAAGATCTTCCCCTTCTTTCAGGACTTCGTCAAGCTATTTGCGCCATGGGCATGTTGGTACTTCAGATGACGCATCACAGTTGTTTGCTGAAGGTTACTCCTCAAGACATTCACGTCCATTGTCTACTCTAGGACCACGCAGTAGTGACCGAAATGGGAGAACTAGGATATCTAGTGATAGGTACAGATCATTGGCTGGTGAGGCAGGTTTTCGTGAGCAACTTGCATCTGAG GGTGTTATTATTCCAGATCGCTCTACTTTATACGGATCCAGAAGCCTGTTTGATCAGCATAGGGACATGAGACTTGATATTGACAACATGGGCTATGAG GAACTTCTTGCACTTGGAGAAAGAATTGGTCACGTCAATACTGGCTTGTCGGAGGAGCTGATTTCAAAGTGCATGACCGAGTCAATTTATTGCTCCTCTGACCAAATTCATGAGGAAGGAACTTGTGTTATCTGTTTG
- the LOC104094016 gene encoding uncharacterized RING finger protein C4G3.12c isoform X3 — protein sequence MGHRNLFNMSQIFETEDDQRWNLPEQPPLSFARAGAPESSNLVYPVDNMSIDGTHHSAQGSYASRPSGYSSSNQNMEIPHCQPQVQGPLHDPFLHSGTGGFHMIHESYPHQASSSTHGGQTYHGVDGGLVDLTMGSGRGRYKRKSPGIPAGGESGSTSRYFDAGSSSDIPSDSWHEKQNPDSHYTTWGLHPSYRGNNLSIGGEGSQRNVRSRSAFDLQSNVGRAHITSNPSHHSNSSRTTTDYCSSVNYLAPSSNSSTREWNHAVMPPAVTHGRNFSSGFYCYDMNHYDMVTGNISTSLEMGSYHNDFTPNRSSLPQHLPGNLQSSRGVRSSYIQRSSPSFRTSSSYLRHGHVGTSDDASQLFAEGYSSRHSRPLSTLGPRSSDRNGRTRISSDRYRSLAGEAGFREQLASEGVIIPDRSTLYGSRSLFDQHRDMRLDIDNMGYEELLALGERIGHVNTGLSEELISKCMTESIYCSSDQIHEEGTCVICLEEYVNMDDVGSLKSCSHDFHVGCIRRWLSMKNSCPICKKTALDDDMKEK from the exons ATGGGGCACAGAAATTTATTCAACATGTCTCAGATATTTGAGACAGAAGATGATCAGAGATGGAATCTTCCAGAGCAGCCACCTTTGTCTTTCG CACGGGCTGGTGCTCCTGAAAGCAGTAATCTTGTTTATCCAGTGGACAATATGTCAATCGACGGGACACACCATTCTGCTCAGGGGAGTTATGCCTCCAGGCCAAGTGGATATTCTTCCTCGAATCAAAATATGGAAATTCCACACTGTCAGCCACAGGTTCAAGGTCCTCTTCATGATCCTTTTCTGCATTCAGGTACTGGAGGTTTTCATATGATCCATGAGAGTTATCCACATCAAGCATCTTCATCAACCCATGGAGGTCAGACGTATCATGGGGTGGATGGTGGCCTCGTTGACCTCACAATGGGCAGCGGGAGAGGGCGATACAAACGTAAGAGTCCTGGTATACCCGCAGGTGGCGAAAGTGGTAGTACGAGCAGATACTTCGATGCTGGCAGTTCATCTGATATCCCTTCTGACTCTTGGCATGAGAAACAAAATCCAGACTCTCATTACACGACTTGGGGTTTACATCCTAGTTACAGAGGTAATAATCTGTCTATTGGAGGTGAAGGTTCTCAAAGGAATGTAAGAAGCAGATCTGCATTTGATCTGCAAAGTAATGTGGGAAGGGCACATATAACAAGTAATCCTTCACATCACTCTAACAGCAGTAGAACAACCACTGATTATTGTAGTTCAGTGAACTATCTAGCTCCAAGTTCTAATTCTTCAACAAGGGAATGGAACCATGCAGTCATGCCCCCTGCTGTCACTCATGGGAGGAATTTCTCTTCTG GCTTCTATTGTTATGATATGAACCACTACGATATGGTAACTGGCAATATATCTACCTCTCTGGAGATGGGGAGTTACCACAATGATTTCACCCCAAACAGAAGTTCCCTTCCTCAACATTTGCCTGGCAACTTGCAATCTTCGAGGGGAGTCCGAAGTAGCTACATTCAAAGATCTTCCCCTTCTTTCAGGACTTCGTCAAGCTATTTGCGCCATGGGCATGTTGGTACTTCAGATGACGCATCACAGTTGTTTGCTGAAGGTTACTCCTCAAGACATTCACGTCCATTGTCTACTCTAGGACCACGCAGTAGTGACCGAAATGGGAGAACTAGGATATCTAGTGATAGGTACAGATCATTGGCTGGTGAGGCAGGTTTTCGTGAGCAACTTGCATCTGAG GGTGTTATTATTCCAGATCGCTCTACTTTATACGGATCCAGAAGCCTGTTTGATCAGCATAGGGACATGAGACTTGATATTGACAACATGGGCTATGAG GAACTTCTTGCACTTGGAGAAAGAATTGGTCACGTCAATACTGGCTTGTCGGAGGAGCTGATTTCAAAGTGCATGACCGAGTCAATTTATTGCTCCTCTGACCAAATTCATGAGGAAGGAACTTGTGTTATCTGTTTG